Proteins from one Listeria weihenstephanensis genomic window:
- the asnB gene encoding asparagine synthase (glutamine-hydrolyzing), whose protein sequence is MCGFIGCVHDRIAEITGEEKQTFKEMNDMITHRGPDDEGYFTDEHVQFGFRRLSIIDVENGHQPLTYENERYWIIFNGEIYNYVELRENLVNEGMTFETSSDTEVIIATYAKYKEKTAEQLRGMFGFVIWDKQEEKIYGARDPFGIKPFFYAEEDGKLYMGSEKKSILHALKSTKLDEVSLQNYMTFQFVPEPDSLTQGIKRLEPGHYFTKNLGESMKISQYWKAKFQPVAKSEDTFIKEIRDVMYDSVKMHMRSDVPVGSFLSGGIDSSIIAAIAKEYHPAIKTFSVGFERDGFSEVDVAKETAEKLGVENISYIITPQEYMDELPKIVWHMDDPLADPAAIPLYFLSREARKHVTVALSGEGADELFGGYNIYNEPNSLSMFNKMPGALKSMLRGVANVMPEGMRGKSFLERGTTPMEERYIGNAKMFTEAEKKILLPKYQSGHDYTKITDPLYAETVGYNPVERMQYIDIHTWMRGDILLKADRMTMANSLEVRVPFLDKEVFRVAKDVPASLKTTNGTTKYVLRKAAESFVPEHVLNRRKLGFPVPIRHWLKDEMNQWVKDIIRDSPTDDLINKKYVLQLLEDHCAGKQDYSRKIWTVVIFMIWYDVYVVDKYDFGK, encoded by the coding sequence ATGTGTGGATTTATTGGATGCGTGCATGACCGCATTGCTGAGATTACTGGCGAAGAGAAACAAACATTTAAAGAAATGAATGACATGATTACTCACCGTGGCCCGGATGATGAGGGTTATTTTACGGATGAACATGTTCAGTTTGGTTTCCGTCGCTTAAGTATTATTGATGTAGAGAATGGTCATCAGCCGCTGACGTATGAAAATGAACGGTATTGGATAATTTTTAATGGTGAAATTTATAATTACGTGGAACTGCGCGAAAACTTAGTGAACGAAGGCATGACATTTGAGACGAGCAGTGATACGGAAGTTATTATTGCTACATATGCCAAATACAAGGAAAAAACGGCGGAACAATTGCGCGGTATGTTTGGTTTTGTTATTTGGGATAAGCAAGAAGAGAAAATTTACGGTGCCCGCGATCCGTTTGGTATCAAGCCATTTTTCTATGCTGAAGAGGATGGAAAACTTTACATGGGATCAGAGAAGAAATCAATCTTGCACGCTCTTAAATCCACAAAATTGGATGAAGTATCTTTGCAAAATTATATGACTTTCCAATTCGTCCCAGAGCCTGATTCGTTAACGCAAGGTATTAAACGCTTAGAACCGGGACATTATTTCACTAAAAATCTAGGTGAGTCCATGAAGATTAGCCAATATTGGAAAGCAAAATTCCAACCAGTGGCTAAATCTGAGGACACGTTCATTAAAGAGATTCGCGATGTGATGTATGACTCTGTAAAAATGCATATGCGCAGTGACGTGCCAGTCGGTTCGTTCTTGTCTGGCGGTATCGATTCCTCGATTATTGCGGCGATTGCAAAAGAATACCATCCAGCGATTAAAACTTTTTCTGTTGGCTTTGAGCGCGATGGTTTTAGTGAAGTCGACGTTGCGAAAGAAACCGCTGAAAAACTTGGCGTTGAAAACATTAGCTACATTATTACACCGCAAGAATATATGGATGAATTGCCGAAAATTGTTTGGCATATGGATGACCCGTTGGCAGATCCAGCTGCGATTCCATTGTATTTCCTATCTCGCGAGGCGCGTAAGCACGTGACTGTAGCTTTATCAGGAGAGGGCGCGGATGAGCTTTTTGGTGGATATAATATCTATAACGAGCCGAATTCCCTATCTATGTTTAACAAGATGCCAGGAGCTTTGAAATCGATGCTACGCGGTGTTGCGAACGTCATGCCAGAAGGAATGCGCGGTAAGAGTTTCTTAGAACGCGGAACAACGCCGATGGAAGAACGTTATATTGGTAACGCGAAGATGTTTACAGAAGCTGAGAAGAAAATTTTGCTACCGAAATATCAATCAGGACACGATTATACAAAAATTACAGATCCGTTATACGCTGAAACAGTTGGTTACAATCCAGTGGAACGGATGCAATATATCGATATTCATACGTGGATGCGTGGCGATATCTTATTGAAAGCAGACCGTATGACGATGGCTAATTCACTTGAAGTTCGAGTACCTTTCTTGGATAAAGAAGTATTCCGAGTGGCCAAAGACGTTCCTGCATCGCTTAAAACAACGAATGGTACGACGAAATACGTCTTGCGTAAAGCAGCAGAATCCTTCGTGCCAGAACATGTTCTAAATCGTCGTAAACTTGGATTTCCAGTGCCGATTCGCCATTGGTTGAAAGATGAGATGAATCAGTGGGTTAAAGATATTATTCGCGATTCACCAACAGACGATTTAATTAATAAAAAGTATGTCTTACAATTGCTTGAAGATCATTGTGCTGGAAAACAAGACTATAGCCGTAAAATTTGGACGGTTGTTATCTTTATGATTTGGTATGATGTGTATGTAGTAGATAAGTATGATTTTGGAAAGTGA